A region from the Bactrocera dorsalis isolate Fly_Bdor chromosome 1, ASM2337382v1, whole genome shotgun sequence genome encodes:
- the LOC105222727 gene encoding uncharacterized protein LOC105222727 isoform X3: protein METSLSSCADVNSPTTDTACSSSASSAMMCQSHLLYDQHSSEEELEVINGPSSVAAAEAASNVLVVRGTTSSLISERGSSSLEPEELFGEASTSKRSSSTLVENRKRSLAHSSDDDQLRNFLEPVLTPVNFRTSPPLEAFKPNRSHKYRSTTPLILSEARCGIENIKLCDNSVNDENGEAAAGGASSCAATAASGASSGNAAQAGGACAGDNSSTSVIKVCASSLKMSNSSHHIYQPQPKYNFHYNSSRSSPASTTGLDAMEVRSVSPPAKLFHSARSPHRRPIRTQHATQRLQRPHRPCLDFDKMQQVSL, encoded by the exons ATGGAAACCA GCTTAAGCTCCTGCGCCGATGTGAATTCGCCAACAACAGACACCGCCTGCTCTTCGTCAGCGTCTTCTGCGATGATGTGTCAATCCCACCTTTTATACGATCAACACAGCTCCGAAGAGGAACTGGAAGTGATCAATGGCCCATCATCGGTAGCAGCCGCCGAAGCGGCATCCAATGTATTGGTGGTGCGTGGCACCACCTCATCACTCATATCGGAGCGTGGCTCGTCGTCGTTGGAGCCCGAAGAGCTATTCGGCGAAGCATCGACATCGAAACGTTCCAGCTCAACTTTGGTTGAGAATCGCAAACGATCTCTGGCGCATAGCTCCGATGATGAC CAGCTGAGAAActtcttggaaccagtattgaCACCAGTGAATTTTCGCACATCACCACCATTGGAAGCTTTCAAGCCAAACCGCAGCCACAAATATCGCTCCACAACGCCACTGATACTATCGGAGGCGCGTTGCGGcatcgaaaatattaaattatgtgATAATAGTGTTAATGACGAAAATGGTGAGGCTGCTGCTGGCGGCGCGTCGTCATGTGCCGCAACAGCGGCGTCGGGTGCGTCTAGCGGCAATGCCGCACAGGCCGGCGGTGCATGCGCTGGCGACAACAGTTCAACGAGTGTGATTAAGGTGTGCGCCTCATCGCTTAAGATGAGCAATAGCAGCCATCATATCTATCAGCCGCAACCCAAATATAATTTCCACTATAATAGTTCGCGCAGTAGTCCCGCATCGACGACCGGTCTCGATGCGATGGAGGTGCGCTCGGTTAGTCCACCGGCGAAACTCTTCCATTCGGCTAGATCACCACACCGCCGACCGATACGCACACAACACGCCACACAGAGGCTACAGCGACCACATCGGCCGTGTTTAGATTTTGATAAAATGCAGCAAGTAAGTCTCTAA
- the LOC105222727 gene encoding uncharacterized protein LOC105222727 isoform X1: protein MIKFVRQKSREHSVKASKSFFKKKGESNDSGTESDGDVLDVDKHRPLDLDMETSLSSCADVNSPTTDTACSSSASSAMMCQSHLLYDQHSSEEELEVINGPSSVAAAEAASNVLVVRGTTSSLISERGSSSLEPEELFGEASTSKRSSSTLVENRKRSLAHSSDDDQLRNFLEPVLTPVNFRTSPPLEAFKPNRSHKYRSTTPLILSEARCGIENIKLCDNSVNDENGEAAAGGASSCAATAASGASSGNAAQAGGACAGDNSSTSVIKVCASSLKMSNSSHHIYQPQPKYNFHYNSSRSSPASTTGLDAMEVRSVSPPAKLFHSARSPHRRPIRTQHATQRLQRPHRPCLDFDKMQQVSL from the exons atgataaagtTTGTTAGGCAAAAGAGTCGCGAGCATTCAGTTAAAGcatcaaaaagtttttttaagaaaaag GGCGAGTCGAATGATTCCGGTACCGAATCTGATGGTGACGTCCTAGATGTTGACAAGCATCGCCCTTTAGACTTGGACATGGAAACCA GCTTAAGCTCCTGCGCCGATGTGAATTCGCCAACAACAGACACCGCCTGCTCTTCGTCAGCGTCTTCTGCGATGATGTGTCAATCCCACCTTTTATACGATCAACACAGCTCCGAAGAGGAACTGGAAGTGATCAATGGCCCATCATCGGTAGCAGCCGCCGAAGCGGCATCCAATGTATTGGTGGTGCGTGGCACCACCTCATCACTCATATCGGAGCGTGGCTCGTCGTCGTTGGAGCCCGAAGAGCTATTCGGCGAAGCATCGACATCGAAACGTTCCAGCTCAACTTTGGTTGAGAATCGCAAACGATCTCTGGCGCATAGCTCCGATGATGAC CAGCTGAGAAActtcttggaaccagtattgaCACCAGTGAATTTTCGCACATCACCACCATTGGAAGCTTTCAAGCCAAACCGCAGCCACAAATATCGCTCCACAACGCCACTGATACTATCGGAGGCGCGTTGCGGcatcgaaaatattaaattatgtgATAATAGTGTTAATGACGAAAATGGTGAGGCTGCTGCTGGCGGCGCGTCGTCATGTGCCGCAACAGCGGCGTCGGGTGCGTCTAGCGGCAATGCCGCACAGGCCGGCGGTGCATGCGCTGGCGACAACAGTTCAACGAGTGTGATTAAGGTGTGCGCCTCATCGCTTAAGATGAGCAATAGCAGCCATCATATCTATCAGCCGCAACCCAAATATAATTTCCACTATAATAGTTCGCGCAGTAGTCCCGCATCGACGACCGGTCTCGATGCGATGGAGGTGCGCTCGGTTAGTCCACCGGCGAAACTCTTCCATTCGGCTAGATCACCACACCGCCGACCGATACGCACACAACACGCCACACAGAGGCTACAGCGACCACATCGGCCGTGTTTAGATTTTGATAAAATGCAGCAAGTAAGTCTCTAA
- the LOC105222727 gene encoding uncharacterized protein LOC105222727 isoform X2, protein MIKFVRQKSREHSVKASKSFFKKKGESNDSGTESDGDVLDVDKHRPLDLDMETSLSSCADVNSPTTDTACSSSASSAMMCQSHLLYDQHSSEEELEVINGPSSVAAAEAASNVLVVRGTTSSLISERGSSSLEPEELFGEASTSKRSSSTLVENRKRSLAHSSDDDLRNFLEPVLTPVNFRTSPPLEAFKPNRSHKYRSTTPLILSEARCGIENIKLCDNSVNDENGEAAAGGASSCAATAASGASSGNAAQAGGACAGDNSSTSVIKVCASSLKMSNSSHHIYQPQPKYNFHYNSSRSSPASTTGLDAMEVRSVSPPAKLFHSARSPHRRPIRTQHATQRLQRPHRPCLDFDKMQQVSL, encoded by the exons atgataaagtTTGTTAGGCAAAAGAGTCGCGAGCATTCAGTTAAAGcatcaaaaagtttttttaagaaaaag GGCGAGTCGAATGATTCCGGTACCGAATCTGATGGTGACGTCCTAGATGTTGACAAGCATCGCCCTTTAGACTTGGACATGGAAACCA GCTTAAGCTCCTGCGCCGATGTGAATTCGCCAACAACAGACACCGCCTGCTCTTCGTCAGCGTCTTCTGCGATGATGTGTCAATCCCACCTTTTATACGATCAACACAGCTCCGAAGAGGAACTGGAAGTGATCAATGGCCCATCATCGGTAGCAGCCGCCGAAGCGGCATCCAATGTATTGGTGGTGCGTGGCACCACCTCATCACTCATATCGGAGCGTGGCTCGTCGTCGTTGGAGCCCGAAGAGCTATTCGGCGAAGCATCGACATCGAAACGTTCCAGCTCAACTTTGGTTGAGAATCGCAAACGATCTCTGGCGCATAGCTCCGATGATGAC CTGAGAAActtcttggaaccagtattgaCACCAGTGAATTTTCGCACATCACCACCATTGGAAGCTTTCAAGCCAAACCGCAGCCACAAATATCGCTCCACAACGCCACTGATACTATCGGAGGCGCGTTGCGGcatcgaaaatattaaattatgtgATAATAGTGTTAATGACGAAAATGGTGAGGCTGCTGCTGGCGGCGCGTCGTCATGTGCCGCAACAGCGGCGTCGGGTGCGTCTAGCGGCAATGCCGCACAGGCCGGCGGTGCATGCGCTGGCGACAACAGTTCAACGAGTGTGATTAAGGTGTGCGCCTCATCGCTTAAGATGAGCAATAGCAGCCATCATATCTATCAGCCGCAACCCAAATATAATTTCCACTATAATAGTTCGCGCAGTAGTCCCGCATCGACGACCGGTCTCGATGCGATGGAGGTGCGCTCGGTTAGTCCACCGGCGAAACTCTTCCATTCGGCTAGATCACCACACCGCCGACCGATACGCACACAACACGCCACACAGAGGCTACAGCGACCACATCGGCCGTGTTTAGATTTTGATAAAATGCAGCAAGTAAGTCTCTAA